Genomic segment of Tomitella fengzijianii:
ATCCCGGGCATTCGGGGCGACGGCACCTGCGCTGGCTCGCGGCGCAGTCGGGGGTTCGCGCAGTCTCCGTGGAGGCCCTGCTGCGGCGGACGGGCCTCGAAGCGGTGGCGGACCGCCCGGTCCGCGGCTACTCGCTGGGCATGCGGCAACGGCTCGGTATCGCGTCGGCCCTGGTCGGAAACCCGCGCAACGTGATCCTGGACGAGCCGATGAACGGGCTCGACGTCGCGGGAGTGCTCTGGCTGCGCGGGCTGCTGCGCGAGTGGGCCGACGAGGGGCGGTGCGTGATCGTGGCGTCGCACAACCTCGCCGAGATCGAAGCCACGGCGGACGCGGTCCTCATCCTGGAAGGCGGCGGGATCGTCGCGCACGGGACCGTCGACGAGGTGCGCGGGCCGCACGCGGACCTGGAGCAGGCGTTCATCGCCCGCGTCCCGCGCGCCGCGGGTGCGCCCCGCGTGCGGGAGGCGGCGTGACGGCCGCCGTGGTGCTCGCGCGCAGCGTGCGCGCCGAGGGCGTGCGGCTCGGCGGGGGCCGGGGGCTCCTGCTTCGCGTCGCCCTGCCGCTGGGGTTGGCGCTGCCGGTGTGCATCACGCTTGCGGTCGGGGCGGTGTCCGAGAAGCTGCACGGCACCGACAGCCTGCTGCGGGTGCGGCAGGTACCGACGTCGAACTCCGTCTACTGGCTCGTCTACCTGGGAGTGACGGTGTTCGCGGTGCTCGCCGCCTACGCGCAGGGCTCGGCCACGCGCGGTCCCGGCGCCGAGGCCGCCCGCCACGCTGCGCCGAGGCCGTTCACCGGGATGCTCGGCCGGTGGATCCTGGTGGGCGCCGCGTCCGCCTCCGGGATGCTGCTGTGCGGGTTCCTGCTCATGGTCGCGCTTCCCGTGCTGTTTCCGGGGGTGTACGGGCAGGTGGACGTGGTGTCGGCCGACGGCGTCCGTCTGCTGTGGGCGCTGCCGGCCTATGCGTTTCTCGCATCGGGGATCGGGGTCGCCGTGGGGGCGCTCGTCCCGTGGCCGGCGGCGGCGGTCGCGGCGCTGACACTGTGGGCGCTGTTCATCGAGAACGCCTCGGTGATGCTGCCGGGCGGTGGCGACCTGATCGGGTGGATGCCATTCCTGAACGGCATCTACGCGTCGGGCCAGGACATCGCGCTGAGCCCGTCCTGGGGGAGGGACGGCGCGCTGGCCTACGTGGCCGTGGTGATGGCCGTGCTGCTGGCGGCCGGCTGGGCCCGGCTGCGCCACGAGCGGTCGCGGTGAGCGGAGGGTTCTACCTGGCGGGCGGCCGGATCGTGGGGCGGGGCGCTCTCCCGTAGCCTGAACCTGTTTCAGTGCGGGCGCGTGCGCAGGTCATGCGAAGCCGCCGCCGAAGTTCGTCGTCCCAGGAAGGACCCCCATGACCTCTGCCGTCATCGTCGATGCCGTCCGGACCCCCATCGGCAAGCGCAAGGGCGCCTACGCCGAG
This window contains:
- a CDS encoding ABC transporter ATP-binding protein translates to MIEAHALTRTFGTRRRAATPLAGVSHVFADRTLTYVLGLNGTGKSTLLRCLSGVLRPDSGRALVDGRELARAPAPARLLGMYLDADGFHPGHSGRRHLRWLAAQSGVRAVSVEALLRRTGLEAVADRPVRGYSLGMRQRLGIASALVGNPRNVILDEPMNGLDVAGVLWLRGLLREWADEGRCVIVASHNLAEIEATADAVLILEGGGIVAHGTVDEVRGPHADLEQAFIARVPRAAGAPRVREAA